The proteins below come from a single Oncorhynchus keta strain PuntledgeMale-10-30-2019 chromosome 1, Oket_V2, whole genome shotgun sequence genomic window:
- the LOC118396274 gene encoding dynein assembly factor with WDR repeat domains 1-like isoform X1 — protein sequence MKLKRFLLRYYPPGIILEYEKGGALKTKSIDLLDLSPETDTEELISAIRKSEPLITASRVDQVKLLIVRLQEKLGQQDNRRFCLFKALQAHILPLTNVAFNKSGSSFITGSYDRTCKIWDTASGEELHTLEGHRNVVYAIAFNNPYGDKIATGSFDKTCRLWSVETGKCFHTFRGHTAEIVCLAFNPQSTLVATGSMDTTAKLWDIQTGEEVSTLTGHSAEIISLSFNTVGDQLVTGSFDHTVSLWDVPSGRRVHTLIGHRGEISSVQFNWDCSRIITGSMDKSCRVWEAASGKCMATLAGHEDEVLDVCFDYTGQLIATASADGTARVYSAVSYQCISRLESHEGEISKICFNAQGSRVLTASADKTARLWDVQSGVCLQVLEGHTDEIFSSAFNYEGDTIITGSKDNTCRIWR from the exons ATGAAACTCAAACGATTCCTTCTCAGATATTATCCACCAG GTATCATCCTGGAATATGAGAAAGGAGGAGCTCTGAAGACTAAATCCATCGATCTGTTGGATTTGTCTCCGGA GACAGACACCGAGGAGTTAATATCAGCGATCAGGAAATCGGAGCCACTGATCACAGCATCACGCGTCGACCAAGTCAAACTCTTGATCGTCAGACTGCAGGAGAAACTGGGTCAGCAGGACAATCGCAGATTCTGCCTCTTCAAG GCGCTGCAGGCGCACATACTGCCACTGACAAACGTTGCCTTCAATAAATCAGGGTCGAG ttttATAACTGGGAGCTATGACAGGACATGTAAAATATGGGACACGGCGTCAGGCGAGGAGCTGCACACACTGGAGGGCCACAGGAACGTGGTGTACGCCATCGCCTTCAACAACCCCTATGG GGACAAGATTGCCACTGGGTCCTTTGATAAGACCTGCAGGCTGTGGAGTGTAGAGACGGGCAAATGTTTCCACACCTTCCGAGGACACACTGCTGAAATA GTGTGTTTGGCGTTTAACCCTCAAAGTACCTTGGTGGCCACGGGTAGCATGGACACTACGGCCAAGCTATGGGACATCCAGACTGGAGAGGAGGTGTCCACACTGACA GGCCACTCAGCAGAGATCATCTCCTTGTCATTTAACACAGTGGGTGACCAGCTAGTCACTGGCTCCTTTGACCACACTGTTTCTCTGTGGGATGTTCCATCTGGGAG GCGTGTCCACACACTGATAGGCCACAGAGGGGAGATCAGCAGTGTTCAGTTTAACTGGGACTGCTCCCGCATCATCACCGGCTCCATGGACAAAAGTTGTAGG GTGTGGGAGGCAGCGAGTGGGAAGTGTATGGCCACACTAGCAGGCCATGAAGACGAGGTGCTGGATGTGTGTTTCGACTACACCGGTCAACTCATAGCCACCGCCTCGGCTGACG GCACAGCGAGAGTGTACAGCGCTGTCAGCTACCAGTGCATCTCCAGACTGGAGAGCCATGAGGGAGAGATCTCCAAG ATCTGTTTTAACGCTCAGGGCAGTAGAGTTCTGACGGCCAGCGCTGACAAGACGGCTCGCCTGTGGGACGTCCAGTCTGGCGTCTGTCTGCAGGTCCTCGAGGGACACACGGACGAGATCTTCTCCTCTGCCTTCAACTACGAGGGTGACACCATCATCACAG GCAGCAAGGACAACACCTGTCGCATCTGGCGCTGA
- the LOC118396274 gene encoding dynein assembly factor with WDR repeat domains 1-like isoform X2 → MKLKRFLLRYYPPGIILEYEKGGALKTKSIDLLDLSPETDTEELISAIRKSEPLITASRVDQVKLLIVRLQEKLGQQDNRRFCLFKALQAHILPLTNVAFNKSGSSFITGSYDRTCKIWDTASGEELHTLEGHRNVVYAIAFNNPYGDKIATGSFDKTCRLWSVETGKCFHTFRGHTAEIVCLAFNPQSTLVATGSMDTTAKLWDIQTGEEVSTLTGHSAEIISLSFNTVGDQLVTGSFDHTVSLWDVPSGRRVHTLIGHRGEISSVQFNWDCSRIITGSMDKSCRVWEAASGKCMATLAGHEDEVLDVCFDYTGQLIATASADGTARVYSAVSYQCISRLESHEGEISKGSRVLTASADKTARLWDVQSGVCLQVLEGHTDEIFSSAFNYEGDTIITGSKDNTCRIWR, encoded by the exons ATGAAACTCAAACGATTCCTTCTCAGATATTATCCACCAG GTATCATCCTGGAATATGAGAAAGGAGGAGCTCTGAAGACTAAATCCATCGATCTGTTGGATTTGTCTCCGGA GACAGACACCGAGGAGTTAATATCAGCGATCAGGAAATCGGAGCCACTGATCACAGCATCACGCGTCGACCAAGTCAAACTCTTGATCGTCAGACTGCAGGAGAAACTGGGTCAGCAGGACAATCGCAGATTCTGCCTCTTCAAG GCGCTGCAGGCGCACATACTGCCACTGACAAACGTTGCCTTCAATAAATCAGGGTCGAG ttttATAACTGGGAGCTATGACAGGACATGTAAAATATGGGACACGGCGTCAGGCGAGGAGCTGCACACACTGGAGGGCCACAGGAACGTGGTGTACGCCATCGCCTTCAACAACCCCTATGG GGACAAGATTGCCACTGGGTCCTTTGATAAGACCTGCAGGCTGTGGAGTGTAGAGACGGGCAAATGTTTCCACACCTTCCGAGGACACACTGCTGAAATA GTGTGTTTGGCGTTTAACCCTCAAAGTACCTTGGTGGCCACGGGTAGCATGGACACTACGGCCAAGCTATGGGACATCCAGACTGGAGAGGAGGTGTCCACACTGACA GGCCACTCAGCAGAGATCATCTCCTTGTCATTTAACACAGTGGGTGACCAGCTAGTCACTGGCTCCTTTGACCACACTGTTTCTCTGTGGGATGTTCCATCTGGGAG GCGTGTCCACACACTGATAGGCCACAGAGGGGAGATCAGCAGTGTTCAGTTTAACTGGGACTGCTCCCGCATCATCACCGGCTCCATGGACAAAAGTTGTAGG GTGTGGGAGGCAGCGAGTGGGAAGTGTATGGCCACACTAGCAGGCCATGAAGACGAGGTGCTGGATGTGTGTTTCGACTACACCGGTCAACTCATAGCCACCGCCTCGGCTGACG GCACAGCGAGAGTGTACAGCGCTGTCAGCTACCAGTGCATCTCCAGACTGGAGAGCCATGAGGGAGAGATCTCCAAG GGCAGTAGAGTTCTGACGGCCAGCGCTGACAAGACGGCTCGCCTGTGGGACGTCCAGTCTGGCGTCTGTCTGCAGGTCCTCGAGGGACACACGGACGAGATCTTCTCCTCTGCCTTCAACTACGAGGGTGACACCATCATCACAG GCAGCAAGGACAACACCTGTCGCATCTGGCGCTGA
- the LOC118396274 gene encoding dynein assembly factor with WDR repeat domains 1-like isoform X3 produces the protein MKLKRFLLRYYPPGIILEYEKGGALKTKSIDLLDLSPETDTEELISAIRKSEPLITASRVDQVKLLIVRLQEKLGQQDNRRFCLFKALQAHILPLTNVAFNKSGSSFITGSYDRTCKIWDTASGEELHTLEGHRNVVYAIAFNNPYGDKIATGSFDKTCRLWSVETGKCFHTFRGHTAEIVCLAFNPQSTLVATGSMDTTAKLWDIQTGEEVSTLTGHSAEIISLSFNTVGDQLVTGSFDHTVSLWDVPSGRRVHTLIGHRGEISSVQFNWDCSRIITGSMDKSCRVWEAASGKCMATLAGHEDEVLDVCFDYTGQLIATASADGTARVYSAVSYQCISRLESHEGEISKEQLHRHDRGKKGQLTTGWNEAKYLF, from the exons ATGAAACTCAAACGATTCCTTCTCAGATATTATCCACCAG GTATCATCCTGGAATATGAGAAAGGAGGAGCTCTGAAGACTAAATCCATCGATCTGTTGGATTTGTCTCCGGA GACAGACACCGAGGAGTTAATATCAGCGATCAGGAAATCGGAGCCACTGATCACAGCATCACGCGTCGACCAAGTCAAACTCTTGATCGTCAGACTGCAGGAGAAACTGGGTCAGCAGGACAATCGCAGATTCTGCCTCTTCAAG GCGCTGCAGGCGCACATACTGCCACTGACAAACGTTGCCTTCAATAAATCAGGGTCGAG ttttATAACTGGGAGCTATGACAGGACATGTAAAATATGGGACACGGCGTCAGGCGAGGAGCTGCACACACTGGAGGGCCACAGGAACGTGGTGTACGCCATCGCCTTCAACAACCCCTATGG GGACAAGATTGCCACTGGGTCCTTTGATAAGACCTGCAGGCTGTGGAGTGTAGAGACGGGCAAATGTTTCCACACCTTCCGAGGACACACTGCTGAAATA GTGTGTTTGGCGTTTAACCCTCAAAGTACCTTGGTGGCCACGGGTAGCATGGACACTACGGCCAAGCTATGGGACATCCAGACTGGAGAGGAGGTGTCCACACTGACA GGCCACTCAGCAGAGATCATCTCCTTGTCATTTAACACAGTGGGTGACCAGCTAGTCACTGGCTCCTTTGACCACACTGTTTCTCTGTGGGATGTTCCATCTGGGAG GCGTGTCCACACACTGATAGGCCACAGAGGGGAGATCAGCAGTGTTCAGTTTAACTGGGACTGCTCCCGCATCATCACCGGCTCCATGGACAAAAGTTGTAGG GTGTGGGAGGCAGCGAGTGGGAAGTGTATGGCCACACTAGCAGGCCATGAAGACGAGGTGCTGGATGTGTGTTTCGACTACACCGGTCAACTCATAGCCACCGCCTCGGCTGACG GCACAGCGAGAGTGTACAGCGCTGTCAGCTACCAGTGCATCTCCAGACTGGAGAGCCATGAGGGAGAGATCTCCAAG GAACAACTGCACAGACatgacagaggaaagaaaggtcAACTAACGACGGGATGGAATGAGGCGAAAT ATCTGTTTTAA